A single region of the Lycium barbarum isolate Lr01 chromosome 2, ASM1917538v2, whole genome shotgun sequence genome encodes:
- the LOC132628584 gene encoding uncharacterized protein LOC132628584 — protein MAERDTPSRNTRGSPDVYDGPSFSLGFSQKQLAIAGESAKIAAERRSKKIHDPSRMRQLQPTEVAKPSKRKDDVPVKKGSKVAQQNKRKVTKPFSDVKGKKVVKDVDLEEDEQETKFYVKSHPEEAPSMQRYTNILKSKLTVPQLEILG, from the exons ATGGCAGAAAGAGATACTCCAAGCAGGAATACTCGAGGTAGTCCTGATGTTTATGATGGTCCTAGTTTCTCTTTGGGATTTTCACAAAAACAACTTGCAATTGCAGGAGAATCTGCTAAAATTGCTGCTGAGAGAAGAAGCAAGAAGATTCATGACCCATCAAGGATGCGTCAACTTCAACCAACTGAAGTTGCAAAACCGAGCAAGCGAAAAGATGATGTACCAGTCAAAAAAGGTTCTAAAGTTGCTCAACAAAATAAGAGAAAAGTAACCAAGCCTTTTTCCgacgttaagggtaaaaaggttgTTAAAGATGTAGATCTGGAAGAGGATGAACAG GAAACTAAATTCTATGTTAAGAGTCATCCTGAAGAGGCTCCATCGATGCAACGGTACACGAATATTCTCAAGAGTAAGCTAACTGTTCCACAGTTAGAGATCCTTGGGTAA
- the LOC132628585 gene encoding uncharacterized protein LOC132628585: MTSNIAECINGKLVAARELPVFNFLEEVEPSTEYMYTVNDEARRFIIDLKKKTCSCRMFQMDEIPCPHAWAVLKSKSLMPDEYCSDLFKPKTVIKTYDMPVDPLPDESECNIPKHICDEVVLQPRYKRPPGRPKKKRDKPLMETMIGKRRNACSTCGRLGHNRRSCSNEPRKK; the protein is encoded by the exons ATGACCTCAAATATAGccgaatgtattaatggaaaattggtagCAGCAAGAGAGTTGCCTGTTTTCAATTTtcttgaagaa GTTGAACCATCAACTGAATATATGTATACCGTAAATGATGAGGCAAGGCGTTTCATAATTGATCTTAAAAAGAAAACATGCAGTTGTCGGATGTTCCAAATGGACGAGATACCATGTCCACATGCATGGGCTGTATTGAAGAGTAAAAGTCTTATGCCTGATGAATATTGCTCAGACCTATTCAAACCAAAGACAGTGATTAAGACGTATGATATGCCGGTGGATCCTCTGCCTGACGAGAGTGAGTGCAATATTCCTAAACACATATGCGATGAAGTTGTTTTGCAACCAAGATACAAGAGACCCCCAGGAAGGCCAAAGAAGAAGCGAGATAAACCATTAATGGAGACGATGATTGGTAAACGTAGGAATGCTTGTAGTACTTGTGGACGTCTTGGTCACAATAGGCGTTCTTGTTCTAATGAGCCACGTAAGAAGTAG